One Paenibacillus sp. FSL W8-0186 genomic window carries:
- a CDS encoding isopeptide-forming domain-containing fimbrial protein — MSKIRSANSLRHFLVKLSLFVLVSGMVLPFVSLSQIQAAQPFSINDIDSYGAQGLTLLQFDGTNPTTIPKASVSITGISGRALNGLALSLTENTFYASTLGTANFYRIAADGQAEFITTLEGVAGNAVIYDGKYYYSYGSGGKPFLGSYDLSTGNKSSIEIKGLDTSAVDLGGDIVADDDGHLWFYRVGLVMQLDRETANVLRKVPITNSDGVAIEWGVRGISLLPSGKMLLVGGNPSPKFYILDPDTKSTTYLGAMTGDLIYDLASRVTSKFEPNPPVLESEKTAKIQEKAVGNTDMANPEVGDKLIYTIQARNTTENSFVENLIISDIIPEGLQYVPDTLKVDGQAVTDAEGDDKGHYASGQVVGSFGNITDTDWHTVQFEAIVQSGQAGKDIINIASVHGNNIKTPDRPREVVKVYPRNPLIESEKFVSNTVTTDTYEVGDTIEYTIRARNKLSGSLVTNMVITDDLPAGLEYVPGSLKVDGKSVTDEKDGDAGYSVTGEVYGWFGNVTDMNWHTLEFQAVIQAGQGGQMIQNTAQVTGDNINQPGTPTEKFIVEPEPPVDPPVDPPVDPVDPPVDPPVDPVDPPVDPPVDPVDPPVGPPVDPVDPPVGPPVDPVEPVDGNRGGSDDLTRFPVVESEKFAQDLNGGSIEVGDTIEYTIRARNTVSGSQVTNMVISDELPAGLKYVPGSLKVDGQSVTDAQDSDKGFHAGGIVSGQLGNVTDTNWHTIVFQAEVIAGQAGQTIRNTGEVTADNLDEPYHPYEDIIIGGGSDPGVPGDTNDSSSSSNSEENSNAASPDSSQSEGASGSDEAMLVNIPVESRENTLSAESSDSELNRLPKTSTNMYNLGLFGAIILFAGLLLLRRKDKAMQ, encoded by the coding sequence TTGAGTAAAATTCGCTCTGCAAACAGTTTAAGGCACTTTCTAGTGAAATTATCTTTATTTGTACTCGTCAGCGGGATGGTGCTGCCCTTTGTTTCTCTATCGCAAATCCAAGCTGCGCAACCTTTTTCGATTAATGATATTGACTCATATGGTGCCCAGGGTTTGACCCTTCTTCAATTTGATGGAACTAATCCAACAACTATTCCTAAGGCAAGCGTTTCTATAACAGGCATCTCTGGGAGGGCTTTAAACGGATTAGCGTTATCTTTGACAGAAAATACTTTCTATGCCAGTACCCTTGGAACAGCTAACTTTTACAGAATCGCTGCTGATGGGCAAGCCGAATTTATAACAACGTTAGAAGGTGTCGCGGGTAATGCTGTAATTTATGATGGAAAATATTATTATTCTTATGGAAGTGGCGGCAAACCATTCCTAGGTTCTTATGATCTAAGTACCGGCAATAAGAGTTCTATCGAAATAAAGGGCCTTGACACCTCTGCTGTAGACTTAGGAGGCGATATTGTTGCCGATGATGACGGTCACCTCTGGTTTTATAGAGTTGGCTTAGTTATGCAGTTGGATCGAGAGACTGCGAACGTTTTGCGCAAAGTCCCTATAACTAATTCAGATGGTGTAGCTATAGAGTGGGGGGTTAGAGGAATCAGCCTTTTGCCTAGCGGAAAAATGCTGCTGGTCGGCGGTAATCCTAGTCCCAAATTCTATATACTTGACCCGGATACTAAAAGTACCACTTACCTAGGCGCTATGACAGGGGATTTAATTTATGACTTAGCGTCGCGGGTAACATCAAAATTCGAACCCAACCCTCCTGTACTTGAATCTGAGAAAACAGCAAAGATTCAAGAAAAAGCGGTTGGAAATACGGATATGGCCAATCCGGAAGTAGGGGATAAGCTTATTTACACCATTCAGGCTCGAAATACGACCGAAAACAGTTTCGTTGAAAATCTTATTATCAGCGACATCATTCCAGAAGGATTACAATACGTACCAGATACATTAAAAGTAGATGGACAAGCTGTAACAGATGCTGAGGGAGATGACAAGGGACATTATGCATCGGGTCAAGTGGTTGGCAGCTTTGGCAACATCACGGATACGGATTGGCATACGGTTCAATTCGAAGCGATTGTACAATCTGGACAAGCCGGCAAGGATATAATCAATATCGCTTCTGTCCATGGTAACAATATTAAAACGCCGGATAGACCCAGAGAAGTTGTGAAGGTGTACCCAAGAAATCCACTAATTGAATCGGAGAAATTTGTATCGAACACTGTAACCACGGACACGTATGAAGTCGGGGATACGATCGAGTATACAATCCGTGCCCGCAACAAGCTTTCTGGCAGTCTAGTAACTAATATGGTGATAACGGACGACTTGCCAGCAGGGCTGGAATATGTTCCGGGTAGCTTAAAGGTGGATGGAAAATCTGTCACTGATGAAAAAGACGGCGATGCTGGTTATTCTGTTACTGGGGAAGTATACGGTTGGTTTGGAAATGTAACGGATATGAATTGGCATACGCTGGAGTTCCAGGCCGTCATTCAAGCAGGACAAGGTGGTCAGATGATCCAAAATACTGCGCAAGTGACTGGTGACAACATTAATCAACCTGGCACACCAACGGAAAAATTTATCGTTGAGCCAGAACCACCAGTTGATCCACCAGTAGACCCGCCGGTTGATCCAGTTGATCCACCAGTAGACCCGCCGGTTGATCCAGTTGATCCGCCAGTAGACCCGCCGGTTGATCCAGTTGATCCGCCAGTAGGCCCACCCGTTGATCCAGTTGATCCGCCAGTAGGCCCGCCCGTTGATCCAGTAGAACCGGTTGATGGTAATAGAGGCGGCTCAGACGATCTTACGCGTTTCCCGGTAGTTGAATCCGAGAAATTCGCCCAGGATCTGAATGGGGGCAGCATTGAAGTCGGGGATACGATCGAGTATACGATTCGGGCTCGTAACACGGTTTCTGGCAGCCAAGTAACTAACATGGTGATCTCCGACGAACTGCCAGCAGGGCTGAAATATGTACCAGGTAGTTTAAAAGTGGACGGTCAATCGGTAACGGATGCGCAAGATAGCGATAAAGGATTCCACGCAGGCGGCATTGTCAGCGGACAGCTCGGCAATGTAACAGATACAAATTGGCATACTATCGTGTTCCAAGCTGAAGTGATAGCAGGACAAGCTGGCCAGACGATCCGCAACACAGGTGAAGTAACCGCGGACAACCTGGACGAACCGTATCATCCTTATGAAGACATCATCATTGGTGGTGGAAGCGATCCAGGTGTCCCAGGAGATACAAATGATAGCTCTTCTTCCAGCAATTCAGAAGAAAACTCCAATGCCGCATCGCCAGACTCGAGCCAATCCGAAGGCGCAAGTGGCTCTGATGAAGCTATGCTTGTTAATATACCGGTTGAATCTAGAGAAAATACACTTTCGGCAGAATCATCGGATTCAGAACTTAACAGATTACCGAAAACATCTACAAACATGTATAATTTAGGGTTATTCGGAGCTATAATTCTATTTGCAGGCCTGTTACTCCTTAGAAGAAAAGACAAGGCGATGCAATAG
- a CDS encoding class D sortase, translated as MRKWLGYFFIIVGGLLVVSSLYLIYKHEFAIAQSLQEVESSLFPSTSMSEATYLRNTDKTKNDESQKIQHQAELRRQFSPEEGDAIGLLHIPKIKAKLPIIEGTDEEMLAKGVGHYSTTVFPGDGEQILLSGHRDTVFRKIGELENGDRFIVELSYGKFEYEIKKSEIVKADDTTVIRSMGEEVLTLSTCYPFNFIGHAPDRYIIYAYPVFSET; from the coding sequence ATGAGAAAATGGCTAGGCTACTTTTTTATCATCGTCGGAGGGCTACTCGTTGTCAGTTCCTTATACCTGATTTATAAACATGAGTTCGCTATCGCACAATCTTTACAAGAAGTTGAATCGAGCTTATTCCCTTCGACAAGTATGAGTGAAGCAACTTATCTCCGTAATACCGACAAGACAAAAAACGATGAGTCTCAGAAAATACAACATCAGGCGGAGCTGCGACGGCAGTTTTCTCCTGAAGAGGGAGACGCAATTGGACTGCTGCATATACCGAAAATAAAAGCAAAACTGCCGATCATTGAAGGAACGGATGAGGAAATGTTGGCTAAAGGCGTTGGGCACTATAGCACAACGGTTTTTCCTGGTGATGGAGAACAAATCCTGCTTTCAGGCCATCGAGATACCGTCTTTCGTAAGATAGGTGAGCTGGAGAATGGTGATCGTTTTATTGTCGAATTGTCCTACGGGAAATTCGAATACGAGATAAAGAAGAGTGAAATTGTGAAAGCCGATGATACTACGGTCATCCGATCCATGGGGGAAGAAGTACTTACGTTGTCTACATGCTATCCGTTCAATTTTATAGGCCACGCACCGGATCGCTATATCATTTATGCCTATCCGGTCTTTAGTGAAACCTAA
- the rplS gene encoding 50S ribosomal protein L19, which yields MNIVQAITQEQLRKDIPSFRSGDTLKVFVKVIEGSRERIQLFEGVVIKRRGGGISETFTVRKISNGVGVERTFPLHSPKLDKIEVARRGKVRRAKLYYLRELRGKAARIKEVRR from the coding sequence ATGAATATCGTACAAGCGATTACGCAAGAACAACTTCGCAAAGATATTCCGAGCTTTCGTTCCGGTGACACTTTGAAAGTGTTCGTTAAGGTTATCGAGGGATCTCGTGAGCGTATCCAGCTGTTTGAAGGTGTTGTAATTAAGCGTCGTGGCGGCGGAATCAGTGAAACTTTTACAGTTCGTAAAATTTCTAACGGTGTTGGCGTGGAAAGAACTTTCCCGCTTCATTCCCCGAAACTCGATAAAATCGAAGTGGCTCGCCGTGGTAAAGTGCGTCGTGCGAAGCTATACTATCTTCGTGAACTGCGCGGTAAAGCAGCTAGAATTAAAGAAGTGCGTCGTTAA
- the lepB gene encoding signal peptidase I has protein sequence MEQQFQSETGQSGAAQDPPSKEKNEALEWLKAIVIAVVLVLVIRWLLFAPFIVDGESMQPNFHTSERIIVNKILYDIRGPKHGEVVVFHVPSQGRDFIKRVIGVPGDTVQVEGDTVMVNGEVVDETYIKDVVNEKHNNNQLYNTEGNFPNEFVPESTVPEGHIFVLGDNRSNSTDSRRIGFVPYKDIVGRADLVFWPLKDIKVIKHK, from the coding sequence ATGGAACAGCAATTTCAATCGGAAACGGGTCAATCGGGCGCTGCGCAGGATCCGCCAAGTAAAGAAAAAAACGAGGCTTTAGAGTGGCTGAAAGCGATAGTAATTGCTGTCGTACTGGTTCTTGTCATCCGTTGGCTGTTGTTTGCTCCTTTTATTGTGGATGGAGAGTCGATGCAGCCCAACTTTCATACAAGCGAGAGAATCATCGTTAACAAAATTCTTTATGACATCCGTGGACCAAAGCACGGCGAGGTTGTCGTATTCCATGTACCTTCGCAGGGCCGTGATTTCATTAAACGGGTCATCGGCGTTCCTGGCGATACGGTTCAGGTTGAAGGCGATACGGTTATGGTGAACGGGGAAGTCGTAGACGAAACTTACATTAAAGATGTCGTAAATGAGAAGCATAACAATAATCAGCTTTATAATACAGAAGGAAATTTCCCGAATGAATTCGTTCCAGAAAGCACGGTTCCGGAGGGTCATATCTTCGTGCTTGGAGATAACCGCTCCAACAGTACGGATAGCCGCCGAATCGGCTTCGTACCCTACAAGGATATTGTAGGGAGAGCGGATCTCGTGTTCTGGCCTTTGAAGGATATTAAAGTGATTAAGCATAAATGA
- the ylqF gene encoding ribosome biogenesis GTPase YlqF, with the protein MTIQWFPGHMTRARRQIQEKLKLIDVAIELVDARLPLSSRNPMIDDILQGKPRMILLNKADLADPAVTREWIDYFKQEGYAAVAIDASTGQGVKEIPAMARELLQDKIEKQLAKGVNPRAIRALIVGIPNVGKSTLINRMAGRNIAATGDRPGITKGQQWIKVGSEMELLDTPGILWPKFEDQNVGYRLAMTGAIREEILNIEDIAFFAVKYLAKYYWEPLAERFELEEAPQDFENPDEIVAVMEAVGRKRGCLVSGGRVDLEKASSVLLRELRAGKLGRYSLESPY; encoded by the coding sequence ATGACGATACAGTGGTTTCCCGGACATATGACAAGAGCGCGCCGTCAGATTCAGGAGAAGCTGAAGCTGATCGATGTCGCAATAGAACTGGTGGATGCGAGACTGCCTTTGTCTAGCCGCAATCCGATGATTGACGACATACTGCAGGGCAAGCCGCGGATGATCCTGCTCAACAAAGCGGATTTGGCAGACCCGGCGGTTACGCGCGAATGGATTGATTATTTCAAGCAAGAAGGCTATGCCGCTGTGGCTATAGATGCTTCCACAGGCCAGGGCGTCAAGGAAATTCCGGCCATGGCCAGGGAATTGCTTCAGGATAAGATCGAGAAGCAGCTGGCTAAGGGCGTAAATCCGCGAGCGATCCGGGCGCTGATCGTTGGAATACCAAACGTCGGCAAATCTACGCTGATCAACCGGATGGCCGGGCGAAATATTGCGGCGACCGGGGATCGGCCGGGTATTACCAAGGGACAGCAGTGGATCAAGGTAGGCTCGGAGATGGAACTGCTGGATACGCCGGGGATACTGTGGCCGAAATTTGAGGATCAGAACGTGGGTTACCGTTTGGCAATGACTGGAGCGATCCGTGAAGAAATTCTGAACATTGAGGATATTGCCTTTTTTGCGGTAAAATATTTAGCGAAGTATTACTGGGAGCCGCTCGCTGAACGATTCGAACTCGAAGAGGCCCCGCAGGATTTTGAGAATCCGGATGAAATCGTAGCCGTGATGGAAGCCGTAGGACGCAAGCGCGGCTGTCTGGTCAGCGGCGGAAGGGTGGATCTTGAGAAAGCTTCCAGCGTGTTATTGCGCGAGCTTCGGGCCGGGAAGCTAGGAAGATATTCCCTCGAGTCCCCATACTGA
- a CDS encoding MraY family glycosyltransferase, which produces MVVLIIIYVISLIMSFLIVYLLIPPFGRLAFRLDFVDKPRKDVERKLHREPIPLTASYVIFIGFFVTYLAVGREFNMETLAIFIGGVLLLIIGTLDDWYKTKGKDFPALPKLIVQVSAAVIVYASGISFTGFFNPFSGEYVVLPGILQFLLTILWIFGVTTVINFSDGLDGLAGGLSAISAITLFIVALTKGQSTSAIMAITLVGVTLAYLRYNKPPAKIFMGDAGATFLGFILAVIALDGAFKQATVLSLFIPVLALGVPIFDNIFVVIKRFLQGKSIYEADASQVHYRLLRAGLTHRQTVMFLMLISTCLCLSSIILLLIQT; this is translated from the coding sequence ATGGTGGTGTTGATCATTATATACGTAATTTCGTTAATCATGTCGTTTCTTATCGTATATTTGCTTATTCCTCCGTTTGGGAGATTGGCTTTTCGGCTCGATTTCGTAGATAAACCCCGGAAGGATGTGGAGCGCAAGCTGCACCGGGAGCCGATTCCGCTTACGGCAAGCTATGTTATTTTCATTGGCTTTTTTGTTACATATTTAGCTGTCGGCAGAGAGTTCAACATGGAGACACTGGCGATATTTATCGGCGGAGTCTTGCTGCTGATCATCGGCACGCTCGATGATTGGTACAAGACGAAAGGCAAGGATTTTCCGGCTCTTCCCAAGCTGATCGTTCAAGTATCGGCAGCCGTGATCGTATATGCGTCAGGCATTTCGTTTACAGGTTTTTTCAACCCTTTTTCCGGGGAATATGTGGTGCTGCCGGGCATATTGCAGTTTCTTCTGACGATTCTATGGATTTTCGGAGTAACGACGGTCATTAATTTCTCGGATGGCCTGGACGGGCTGGCCGGCGGGCTATCGGCCATTTCTGCCATTACCCTGTTTATCGTTGCTTTAACCAAAGGACAGTCGACTTCTGCCATCATGGCAATCACCCTTGTCGGAGTAACACTGGCTTATCTGCGCTACAACAAGCCACCGGCCAAAATCTTCATGGGGGATGCCGGGGCGACGTTTCTTGGCTTCATATTAGCGGTAATCGCGCTGGATGGGGCATTTAAGCAAGCTACGGTACTATCGCTCTTTATACCTGTATTGGCGCTTGGCGTGCCGATATTCGACAATATCTTTGTTGTGATCAAACGGTTCCTGCAAGGAAAGTCCATTTACGAGGCGGATGCGAGCCAGGTGCATTATCGCTTGCTGCGGGCGGGTCTCACCCACCGGCAAACGGTCATGTTCTTAATGCTGATTAGCACTTGTCTTTGCCTTTCATCGATAATCCTGCTCCTTATCCAAACTTAA
- a CDS encoding ribonuclease HII, translated as MSDLLTYEKEYWQRSFQYIAGIDEVGRGCLFGDVVAAAVILPHGLILEEVNDSKKLTAKKREKLFDVIMKEALAVGTGFIDAETIDRLNIKQATRLAMKQAVEQLAIKPDFLLIDAEKVDVDIEQLAVIKGDAVSQSIAAASIVAKVTRDRLCEGEWDVRYPEYGIAAHKGYATKLHRERIQALGPTPMHRKSFMRNLFVQEQTLF; from the coding sequence ATGAGTGACTTACTAACTTATGAAAAAGAATATTGGCAGCGCTCGTTCCAGTATATTGCGGGAATCGACGAAGTTGGCCGGGGCTGTCTGTTCGGTGATGTCGTCGCTGCGGCAGTTATTTTACCGCATGGATTAATATTAGAAGAAGTTAATGATTCCAAGAAGCTGACTGCAAAAAAGCGCGAGAAATTATTCGATGTGATTATGAAAGAAGCGCTAGCCGTAGGCACGGGATTCATTGATGCGGAAACTATCGACCGTCTTAATATCAAACAGGCAACGCGCCTGGCAATGAAACAAGCGGTAGAGCAGCTTGCAATTAAGCCGGATTTTCTTCTCATCGATGCGGAGAAGGTCGACGTCGATATAGAGCAGCTGGCGGTGATCAAAGGGGATGCGGTAAGCCAGTCTATCGCCGCAGCCTCGATCGTGGCCAAGGTAACTCGAGATCGACTATGCGAAGGCGAGTGGGATGTTCGGTATCCGGAATACGGCATTGCTGCGCATAAAGGTTATGCGACTAAGCTGCATCGGGAGCGGATACAGGCTCTTGGCCCGACACCTATGCATCGCAAGAGCTTTATGCGCAATTTATTCGTACAGGAACAGACGTTGTTTTAA